In the Burkholderia multivorans ATCC BAA-247 genome, CTTCGACTGCGATCACGTGCCGACGCGCTCGTTCCTGCAGACGACGATGGGCGAGTTCCTGCGCGATCCGAAGTGCGCGCTCGTACAGACGCCGCATCATTTCTTCTCGCCCGATCCGTTCGAGCGCAACCTCGGCACGTTCCGCGAAGTACCCAACGAGGGCAACCTGTTCTACGGGCTCGTGCAGTCGGGCAACGATCTCTGGAACGCGGCGTTCTTCTGCGGCTCGTGCGCGGTGCTCAAGCGCAGCGCGCTCGAGGAAGTGGGCGGCGTCGCGGTCGAAACCGTGACCGAGGATGCGCATACCGCGCTGAAGCTGCATCGCCGCGGCTACACGTCCGCGTATCTGCCGACCGTGCAGGCGGCCGGCCTCGCGACCGAGAGCCTGGCCGGCCACGTGAAGCAGCGTACGCGCTGGGCGCGCGGGATGGCGCAGATCTTCCGGATCGACAATCCGTTCCTCGGGCGCGGGCTCGGTTTCGTGCAACGGATCTGCTACGGCAACGCGATGCTGCATTTCTTCTACGGCATTCCGCGGCTCGTGTTCCTGACGATTCCGTTCGCCTACCTGTTCTTTCATCTGTACTTCATCAACGCGTCCGCGCTCGCGCTCGCGAGCTACGTGATCCCGTATCTGGTGCTCGCGAACGTCGCGAACTCGCGGATGCAGGGACGCTTTCGCCATTCGTTCTGGGCGGAAGTCTACGAATCGGTGCTTGCGTGGTATATCGCGCTGCCGACGACCGTCGCGTTCCTGAGCCCCAAGCACGGCAAGTTCAACGTGACCGACAAGGGCGGGCGAATCGACGAAGGCTACGTCGACTGGTCGACGTCGAAGCCCTATCTCGTGCTGCTCGCGCTCAACGCGCTCGCGATCGTGGCCGGGCTGTGGCGGCTCGTCGCCGAGCAGGGCGACGAGGCGACGACGATCCTGATCACGCTCGGCTGGACCGTGTACAACCTCGCGATGCTCGGCGCCGCGCTCGCCGTCGCGCGCGAGACGAAGCAGGTGCGCGTCACGCATCGGATCGCGATGCGCGTGCCGGCCACGCTGCTGCTCGCGGACGGCACGACCGCCGCATGCTTCACGAGCGACTACTCGACGGGCGGCCTCGGGCTCGACGCGGTGCCTGGCCTGCCGCTCGCCGTCGGCGACCGGCTGCAGGTGTGCGTGTCGCGCGGCGACCGGTCGTTTCCGTTTCCGGTGCGCGTGAGCCGCGTGACGCCGACGCATGTCGGCGTCAGCTTCGATGCGCTGACGCTCGAGCAGGAGCGGCTGCTGATCCAGTGCACGTTCGGCCGCGCCGATGCGTGGCTCGACTGGCACGACGGCGCGCCGGCCGATACGCCGCTGCGCGGACTGAAGGAAGTGCTGCGCGTCGGCCTCGACGGCTACGTGCGGCTGTGGAAGGGGGCCGCGCAGCGGCTGCAGGCGCTGCTCGCGCCGAAGCTCGAGCGCGCGCGCGACTGATGCCGCGCATCACGGAGTGGTATCGATGACGTTCTGGAATCTGTATTTCATCCTGAAGTTCGCGCTGTTTGCGACCGGGCATCTGCAGCCGATGTGGGCCGCGAATCTCGTGTTCGCGCTGGCGCTCGCGGCGAGCGCGCCGCTGCGTTCACGCGTCGCGCGCATCGTGCGGCAGGTCGCGGCCGTCGCGATCGCCGTGCCGCTGCTCGCGCGCGAACTGCATGCGCCGCCGCTCGCACGGCTCGCGGAGGCCGCGCGCGAGGTCGCGACGTTCCGCGCCGACTACTGGCTCGAGATCCTGCCGCGATTGCTGCCGCCGATGCTGCTGCTGACGGTGGCCGGCGCGCTGATCGTCTATTTCGTCGTGAACCGCTGGCTGCGCGTCGCGACGTTCGTGATCGCGGCCCTGATCGCGATGCCGCTGTGGCAGGCGGGCAGCGGCTGGGCGACGCGCGTCGCGCAGGCGACGACGGCGCAGGGCGGCGGCGCGGCGGCGTCGCGCGCGGGCCAGCCCGAGGACTACAACGCGGCACTCGCGACGTTCCGCACGCAGGAGTCGCAGCGGCAGGTCGCGTTCGGCCATCTCGGCAGCGATCCGGCGGCGCAGTTCGACGTGATCGTCGTGCATGTCTGCTCGCTGTCGTGGGACGACCTCGATGCGGCCAAGCTGCGCAATCATCCGATGCTGAGCCGCTTCGACTACCTGTTCACGAATTTCAGCACGGCCGCGAGCTACAGCGGGCCGGCCGCGATCCGCGTGCTGCGCGCAAGCTGCGGACAGGAGGCGCATGCCGATCTGTACAAGCCCGCGCCGCAGCAATGCCATCTGTTCGCGCAGCTCGCGAGCGCCGGCTACACGGTGCAGTCGCTCCTGAACCACGACGGCCACTTCGACAACTTCCTGCAGGTGATTCGCGACAACATCGGCGTGCCGGGCGCGCCGCTCGTGTCGAACGACGCGGCGCCCGTCGCGATGCATGCGTTCGACGGCTCGGCGATCAAGGACGACTACGCGACGCTCGCGAACTGGTATGCGCAGCGCGGCGCGGTTGCGGGCCCCGTCGCGCTGTACTACAACACGATCAGCCTGCATGACGGCAACCGCGTGGTCGGCAGCGCGCTGACGAGCATCGACTCGTATCCGCAACGCGCGGCGAAGCTGATGAGCGACGTCGACCGGCTCGCCGATCTGATCGCGCAATCGGGCCGGCGCGCGGTGATCGTGTTCGTGCCCGAGCATGGCGCCGCGCTGCGCGGCGACCGGAACCAGGTGGCGGGCCTGCGCGAGATTCCGACGCCGCGCATCGTGCACGGGCCGGTCGGCGTGCGGCTCGTCGGCTTTGCCGGCGATCACGGCACGACGACCGTGATCGACCAGCCGACGAGTTTCCTCGCGCTCGCGCAGCTGCTGTCGAACCTGGTATCGAACAGCCCGTTCAAGCCCGGCGTGACGCTCGCGCAATACGCGGCGGATCTGCCGCGCACGCGGATGGTCGGCGAGAACGAGGGCACGGTGACGATGCAGACGGCCGCGGGCTACGCGGTCAAGACTCCGGACGGCGTATGGATCGACGAACAGTAAACCGCGGCGACATCGACGACGATCGCCTGTCGCAACCGAACGACGTGCTCGGCTTCGCGCGTCACGTGGCCGCCTTCGATCCCGAACGCTATGTAGACGAACAGGCGCGGCGCGCATACGTCGATGCGCTCGCGCGCTGGCCCGTGCTCGCGAAGTTGATGGGGCTCGCGCGCTGAGCGGCGCCATGCCGATCTTCTCGCGCGAACTCGACACGAAGTTCCATTCGGCGAAACGCTCGCCCGGCGGATGTGCGCCGCCGAGCAGCATGAGGCGCGCCGATCTCGCCGCGACGCCGGGCCGGCCGCGCGGCCGCCCGGTGCGCGACGATGCCGCGCTTACAGGTTCGGCGACAACTCGAGCGCGTTCGTCAGATCGCCCATCGCCGGCGCGCCGTTCGCCTTCAGCGCATCGTCGCGCTGCTGCAGGCCCGGCAGGCGCGGCAGCGAGAAGCGGCGCGTGATGAAGCGCAGGATCGACGCGGTGTCGTACTGCGTGTGATCGACGAAACCCTTCTTCGCGTACGGCGACACGATGATGGCCGGAATCCGGGTGCCGGGGCCCCAGCGGTCGCCCTTCGGCGGCGCGACGTGATCCCAGAAGCCGCCGTTCTCGTCGTAGGTGACGACGACGACCATGTTCTTCCACTGCGGGCTCGCCTGCAGATGCGCGATCACGTTCGCGATGTGCTGGTCGCCGCTCGCGACGTCGGTGTAGCCCGCGTGCTCGTTCAGGTTGCCCTGCGGCTTGTAGAACGCGACCTGCGGCAGCGTGCCGGCGTCGATGGCCTGGATGAACGCGCTGCCGTCGGTGCCGCCGTCGAGCAGGTGCTGCGCGCGATTCGCGGTGCCCGGCGCCTGGTTCGCGTAGTAGTTGAACGGCTGGTGGTGCGGCTGGAAGTTCGGCGCCGTCATGTTCGGGCCGTAGATCACGTTCGCGGTGCCGCTCTGCGCGGCCTGCAGCGCCTGCCCCCAGGCACCGCCGTACCAGGCCCACGACACGCCCGCGTTGGTCAGCAGATCGCCGATGTTCTGCTGCGTCTGCGGCGGCAGCGTCGTCGCGGCCGACGGATCGGCGAGGTTCGGATCGCCGCCTGCGGCCGCCTTGTTGCCGCTCGGCTGATACGGCGGCTGCATCGTGTTGACCGCGTAGAAGTCGGGCGTCAGGTTGCCCGAGTTCACGAACTTCGGTGCGCCGGCAAGCGCGGACGCCGGCGAGTTGCTCGCGAGCTGCAGCGACTTGCCGTCCGCGTTGACGGCGGAGATCGAGCCGGCTGCCGGGCTCTTGTCCGCGTTCGCGTAGTACGGCGCGCACGCGCAGATCAGATACTGGTGGTTCAGGAACGAGCCGCCGAATGCGCCCATGAAGAAGTTGTCCGCGAGCGTGTACTGCTGCGCGATCTTCCACAGCGGCAGCTTCGATGCGTCGGCCGTGTAGTGGCCCATCACGAGGCCGCCCGAATCGGCCCACGCGGCGAACATGTCGTTCTTGCCGCCGTTGATCTGCATCTGGTTCTCGTAGAAGCGGTGATACAGGTCACGCGTCGTCACGCTCATCGACGTGTTGAAGCCGTTCGGATCGTCGATCGCGAACGGCGCGTTCGGCAGATTCTCGGTCATCGCTTCGGTCACGGCCGGCGTGACGCCCTTGGCGGTCAGCCCGCCCCAGATCTTCGGCAGCGTCGCGAGCGGCTGGCCGTTGCGGTCCTTCTGCTGCGCGCTGGCGGCCGTCACGTTCTGCAGCCCGTTGGCGCCGGGGAAGTTGCCGTACAGGTTGTCGAAGCTGCGGTTCTCCGCGTAAATGACGACGACGTTCTTCACGGCCGACAGGCCCTGCTGCTGCACGTCGTCGCCGCCGCAGGCGGTGAGGGCGAGCGCCGCGGCAACGGCGATCGGCGTAAAGCGAATCCAGGCGTGGTGGTTCATCCGTTGTACTCTCATCTCTCTTGTCGCGTGGGGACCGGCGTCGATTGCCGGGCGACCCGGCAGGCGGGCGCGGCATGTCCGGCTGCCCGCATTCTGAGGGCGCGATTTGACAGGCTGGTGTAGGCGTCCTTTCGAATGGCTGTCGAAGCTTCGTCATGGAACGGTCATGCGGCTGACATAAACTCCGGCCGCTCCTGAACCGACATTGCGATCCATCGATGAAGCTTCGCCTACCGAGAACCGGCGCGCTCGTGCGCCCGTGGCGGCGCGCGGGCCGCGCGCTTGCGCTGGCCGCCGCGCTCGCCGCCGTTGCGGGCTGCGACGCGCAGCCCGGCGCGGGTGCCGCGCTTGCCCAGCCCGCCGGCGCATCGGGCGCCGCGCAGCGTGCGGCCGCACCGGCGTCGGCCGCCGCCGGCGACGGCGCGCCGCTCGTCGCGACGAACCGCCCGCAGACGCGCGCGCAAGTTTACGAAGGCGTGCGCCGGATGACCGCGCTCGGCAAGCAACTTTTCTTCGACCCTACGCTGTCAGGTTCCGGCAAGCTCGCGTGCGCGTCGTGCCACAGCCCCGAGCATGCGTTCGGGCCGCCGAACGCGCTGTCGGTGCAGCTCGGCGGCGACGACATGCGGCGTGCCGGGTTTCGCGCGGTGCCGTCGCTGAAGTATCTGCAGGGCGTGCCGCCGTTCGCCGAGCACTTCCACGATTCGGACGACGAAGGCGACGAGAGCGTCGATGCCGGCCCGACCGGCGGCCTCACGTGGGACGGCCGCGTCGACACGGGCGCCGCGCAGGCGCGCATTCCGCTCACGTCGCCGTTCGAGATGAACAGTTCGCCCGCGAAGGTCGCGCGCGCGGTGCGCGCGGCGCCATACGCGGACGCGTTTCGCGCCGTGTTCGGCGCGAACGTGCTCGACGACGATCGCGCGACGTTCGACGCCGTGCTGCGCGCACTCGGCACGTTCGAGCAGACGCCATCGCTGTTCGCGCCGTACACGAGCAAGTACGACGCGTACCTCGCGGGCCGCGCGCAGCTCACGCCCGCCGAACTGCACGGACTGCAGCTCTTCAACGACGAGAAGAAGGGCAACTGCGCGAGCTGCCACGTGAGTCAGCGCGCGCTGGACGGCACGCCGCCGCAGTTCAGCGATTTCGGCCTGATCGCGATCGCGGTGCCGCGCAATCGCGCGCTGCCGGTCAATCGCGATCCGCGCTTTTACGACCTCGGCGCATGCGGGCCCGAGCGGACCGACCTGAAGGGCCGCGACGAATTCTGCGGGCTGTTCCGCACGCCGTCGCTGCGCAACGTCGCGCTGCGCAAGACCTTCTTCCACAACGGCGTGTATCACTCGCTCGAGGACGTGATGCATTTCTACGCCGAGCGCGACATCCATCCGGAGAAGTTCTATCCGGTCGTGCACGGCCGCGTGCAGCGCTACGACGATCTGCCGACGCGCTACTGGACGAACATCAACCGCGAGCCGCCGTTCGACCGCAAGCCGGGCGACCGGCCCGCGCTCGACGAGGCCGAGATCAAGGACGTGATCGCGTTTCTGAACACGCTGACCGACGGATATCAACCTGCGGCGACTCAGGCCCGCCGCTAGACGGGCACGCACACGCACGCATGCTATCCTCGGTCGCTGACGCGCGCGGCGCATGCCGGGTCACCGGCCGCGCCGCGCGCGTCGCTCGAACATCCAAGGAGAACAATATGTCGATGCGTGCATCCCTTTTCATCGCGCGTGCGCTGGCCGGCGCAGCGTGTGCGACCGCCATGCTGTCCGCCCATGCGCAAAGCAACCTGGGCTTTCTGAACGACACGCCGATCACATATTTCAGCAAGGCCGACGCCGCCTCGCTGACGAAAGCCGTCGTGCACGCGCGCGACGCCGGCAAGGACGGCGAGACGACGACGTGGCAGAGCAGCGGCGGCCGCACGCAGATCGAAGCGAAGCTGACGCCGGCGACGCTCGACAAGGACGGCAAGCACTGCCGCGAAGTGACGACCGAGATCGCGGCGAAGGGACAGACGATGACGCTCAAGCCCGTCTACTGCCAGACGGCCGCGGGCAAGTGGCAGCTGCAGAAGCGCTGAGCACGCGGGCAATGAGGCGTAGCGGTGCGCCGCGCACGGTGTCGTGCGGCGTCGTGATCCTCGATGCGGCCGGCCGCGTGTTCCTCGCGCATGCGACGGACACGACGCACTGGGACATCCCGAAGGGGCAGGGCGAGCCGGGCGAGTCGCCGCGCGACGCGGCGCTGCGCGAGCTGCGCGAGGAAACCGGGATCGAGATCGCGCCTGAGCGGCTCGTCGATCTCGGCCGCTTCGCCTATCGGCACGACAAGGATCTGCACCTGTTCGCGGTGCGCGTCGCGCCCGACGAGATCGACCTCGCGCGCTGCACCTGCACGTCGCTGTTTCCGAGCCGCCGCGACGGCTCGCCGATTCCCGAGATGGACGCGTATCGGTGGACCGATCCCGCCGACGTCGACGCCTATGCGAGCCGCAGCCTCGCACGGCTGTTCCATACGACGCTGCCGCTCGCGGAACTCCATCGGCGGCTGTCGGACGCATGAGCGGACGCGCGGCCTCCCGTCGCAAAACCGAAGGGCAATAAAAAACCGGCGCGAGCCGGTTTTTTATGTGATGCGCGGGGAGCCCGTCAGGCCGGCTTGCCCCAGCTGTCGCGCAGCCCGACGATGCGGTTGAACACCGGCTTGCCCGGCTTCGAATCGACGCGATCGGCGACAAAGTAGCCGTGCCGTTCGAACTGCAGACGCGTTTCCGGCGCGACGTCGCCGGCGCCCGGCTCGACGAACGCATGCACGATCTTCTTCGAATCGGGATTCAGCGCATCGAGGAAGTTCGCGCCGCCGGCATCCGGATGCGGCTCCTTGAACAGGCGGTCGTAGATCCGCACTTCGGCCGGCTGCGCATGCTTGGCGCTGACCCAGTGGATGTTGCCCTTGACCTTGTAGTTGTTCGCGCCGTCGGTGCCCGACTTGCTGTCCGGGAAGTAGTTGCAGTGCACGGCCGTCACGTTGCCGTCGGCATCCTTGTCGAAGCCCGTGCACTCGACGACGTAGCCGTAGCGCAGCCGCACCTTGTTGCCGGGGAACAGGCGGAAATAGCCCTTCGGCGGCTGCTCGGCGAAGTCCTCGCGCTCGATCCACAGCTCGCGCGAGATCGGGAACGTGCGCACGCCGCGATCCGGATGATGCGGATGCACGGGCGCCGTGCAGGCTTCTTCCTGGCCTTCCGGATAGTTGTCGATGATCAGCTTCAGCGGGTCGAGCACCGCGACCGTGCGCGGCGCCTTGTCGTCGAGATCGTCGCGCAGCGCGCCCTCGAACACGCTCATGTCGATCCACGAGTCGACCTTCGTCACGCCGATCCGCTCGCAGAACAGGTGAATGCTCTCGGGCGTGAAGCCGCGGCGGCGGATGCCGACGATCGTCGGCATGCGCGGATCGTCCCAGCCGTCGACATGGCCTTCGGTGACGAGCTGCAGCAGCTTGCGCTTGCTCGTGATCGCATACGTGAGGTTCAGTCGCGAGAATTCGATCTGCTGCGGCAGCGGGCGCGTGAAGATGCCGGCATCCGCGAGCTCGTTCAGCACCCAGTCGTACAGCGGGCGGTGATCCTCGAACTCGAGCGTGCAGAGCGAATGCGTGATGCCTTCGAGCGCATCGGAGATGCAGTGCGTGTAGTCGTACATCGGATACACGCACCATGCGTCGCCGGTGCGGTAGTGGTGCGCGTAGCGGATCCGGTAGATCACCGGGTCGCGCATGTTCATGTTCGGCGACGCCATGTCGATCTTCGCGCGCAGCACGTGCTCGCCTTCCTTGAACTCGCCGGCCTTCATGCGGCGGAACAGGTCGAGGTTCTCGTCGGGCGTGCGGTCGCGGAACGGCGACGGCTTGCCGGGCTCGGTCAGCGAGCCGCGGTTCGCGCGCATCTCGTCGGCGCTCTGGCTGTCGACGTAGGCCTTGCCGCGCTTGATCAGCAGCTCGGCGAACTCGTACAGCTTGTCGTAGTAGTCGCTCGCGAAATACTGATGATCGACCGCGTCCTTGCGCCAGTCGAAGCCGAGCCAGCGCACCGCATCGACGATCGAGTCGACGTACTCGATGCTTTCCTTTTCCGGGTTCGTGTCGTCGAAACGCAGGTGGCAGACGCCGCCGTAGTCGCGCGCGATGCTGAAATTCAGGCAGATGCTCTTCGCATGACCGATATGGAGATAGCCGTTCGGCTCGGGCGGGAAGCGCGTCTCGACGCGGCCGCCCCATTTGCCGGTGCGGTTGTCGTCGTCGATGATGTTGCGAATGAAGTTGGAAGCCGCGGGGGCGTCGTTGCGTTCGGTGCTCATGCGGTTGGCGTCAGGTTGGGGCGGCGCGTCGCGCCGGTTTAATCCTGCAATTCTACCTGACCGGGGTCGGTCCCGCGCGGCCTGCGGCCCCGTCGCGCCGTGCCGATGTCGCGTGCAGGCAATGTCTCGACTTTGTGTCGGCTGTAACACGACGTAAATCGGATTGCCCGGCCCGTTCGGCTTTTCCTATGATGGCAGCACCGATTCAAATGCCGCCGTGCGCAGCGCGCGCGACGGGAGGACACCAAGAACCATGATGAAGAAGACCACTTTTGTCGTTCGTGCCGCGGTGATCGTCGCGGTCCTGTCGCAACTCGGCGCCTGCGCGATGACGCACACGCAGCGCAACGCCGGCATCGGCGCGGCCGCAGGCGGCGCGCTCGGCTACCTGATCACGGGCGGCCCGCTCGGCACGGTCGCGGGCGCGGCGGCCGGCGGCATCGTCGGCGCGAACGTCCGCTAAGCGGCGCGGCGTCCGCCCCGCGCGGGGCCGGGCGCCGTCCCGTCTCTTTTCGCACACATCGTTCCGGCATTCGCTCGACAGGCAGCATCAGGGAGGAACGGATGTGCGACACTTCGTCGGCTCCTATAACTCATTCATTTGCCGACGATCCTTCGATGAACGATCCCCTCGTTTTCGTCCTGCCGGGCTACGGCGACTCGGGCCCGCTCCATTGGCAAAGCCGTTGGGCGCGCGCGGATGCGCGCTACGTGCGCGTCGCGATGCCCGACTGGGAACGCGCCTTCCGCAACGGCTGGTGTCTCGCGCTCGATCGCGCGGTACGCACGGCGCCGGGCCCCGTGCTGCTCGCCGCGCACAGCCTCGGCACGCTGACCGCCGCCTGGTGGGCGACGCGCTATGCGCGGCCCGACACGCTCGCGAAGGTGCGCGGCGCGCTGCTGGTCGCGCTGCCCGATCCGTCCGGGCCGGCGTTTCCGGCCGACGCGCACGGCTTCGGGCCCGTGCCGCTCGAACGGCTGCCGTTCCCGACGCGCGTGGTCGCGAGCAGCGACGATCCGTACGGCTCGCTCGCGTTCGCGCGCAACTGCGCGCAGGCATGGGGCAGCGTATTCCACGAACTCGGCCCGCGCGGCCACATCAACGCGGACAGCGGGCTCGGCGACTGGCCCGACGCACGCGGCTGGCTCGACGCGCTCGCGCAGCGCGGCTGACGGGCGCCGGCGCGAGCGCCGGGCCCGATGCCGCTTCGGCGGCGCGCCGACGCAGTGGCCGCGCATGCGCTCGGCCCGCCCGAGTGCCGAGCGCCGCGCCGCTCAGATCGCCTGCTTCGCCTTCAGCGCCGCGATCCGCGCATCGTCGTAGCCGAGCATATCGCGCAGCACGTCGTCGGTGTGCGCGCCGAGCAGCGGCGGGGCGGTGCGCGCATCCGGCGGCGTCGCGCTCATCCGCACCGGATTGCGCACGAGCTTCACATCCGCGCCGCACGGATGGGGCAGCGCGACTTCCATGCCGCGCGCGACGACCTGCTCGTTCGCGAACACCTCGGCCAGATCGTTGATCGGCCCGCACGGCACGCCGGCCGCCTCGAGCGCGTCGATCCACGCCGTCTTGCTGCGCGTCTTCACCATCTCCGCGAGGATCGGCACCAGCGTGTCGCGATGGCGCACGCGCGCGGGATTGGTCGCGAAGCGTTCGTCGTCGGCGAGCTCCGGCCGCCCGCCGGCTTC is a window encoding:
- the bcsA gene encoding UDP-forming cellulose synthase catalytic subunit, encoding MKAALVARLRAARRGTTAWIARGLGLPAQRTLLDWLVRLFFHAPPPGRPDVVRRGVRAVFLRLAREWGVLQPLSPREWLWRACVRAPRAVDVERPARDPLAWFDSYVVPVYVAARALMRRIDAALARLPWTRWGGWLDARANGVGRRRWLAPLLLLAGALLWAAAGMSPLMPSAQFAFFAIVALLALALRRVPGHLPTLALASLALLAAVRYVWWRTTQTLDFRGPAEAIAGYLLYGAEAYTWMILLLGFVQTAWPLDRPIVPLPADPDTWPSVDIYIPTYNEPLSVVKPTVFAAQSIDWPTDKLRVYLLDDGRRPEFAAFARDAGIGYLTRDDNRHAKAGNINRALPKTHGEYIAIFDCDHVPTRSFLQTTMGEFLRDPKCALVQTPHHFFSPDPFERNLGTFREVPNEGNLFYGLVQSGNDLWNAAFFCGSCAVLKRSALEEVGGVAVETVTEDAHTALKLHRRGYTSAYLPTVQAAGLATESLAGHVKQRTRWARGMAQIFRIDNPFLGRGLGFVQRICYGNAMLHFFYGIPRLVFLTIPFAYLFFHLYFINASALALASYVIPYLVLANVANSRMQGRFRHSFWAEVYESVLAWYIALPTTVAFLSPKHGKFNVTDKGGRIDEGYVDWSTSKPYLVLLALNALAIVAGLWRLVAEQGDEATTILITLGWTVYNLAMLGAALAVARETKQVRVTHRIAMRVPATLLLADGTTAACFTSDYSTGGLGLDAVPGLPLAVGDRLQVCVSRGDRSFPFPVRVSRVTPTHVGVSFDALTLEQERLLIQCTFGRADAWLDWHDGAPADTPLRGLKEVLRVGLDGYVRLWKGAAQRLQALLAPKLERARD
- the bcsG gene encoding cellulose biosynthesis protein BcsG, whose product is MTFWNLYFILKFALFATGHLQPMWAANLVFALALAASAPLRSRVARIVRQVAAVAIAVPLLARELHAPPLARLAEAAREVATFRADYWLEILPRLLPPMLLLTVAGALIVYFVVNRWLRVATFVIAALIAMPLWQAGSGWATRVAQATTAQGGGAAASRAGQPEDYNAALATFRTQESQRQVAFGHLGSDPAAQFDVIVVHVCSLSWDDLDAAKLRNHPMLSRFDYLFTNFSTAASYSGPAAIRVLRASCGQEAHADLYKPAPQQCHLFAQLASAGYTVQSLLNHDGHFDNFLQVIRDNIGVPGAPLVSNDAAPVAMHAFDGSAIKDDYATLANWYAQRGAVAGPVALYYNTISLHDGNRVVGSALTSIDSYPQRAAKLMSDVDRLADLIAQSGRRAVIVFVPEHGAALRGDRNQVAGLREIPTPRIVHGPVGVRLVGFAGDHGTTTVIDQPTSFLALAQLLSNLVSNSPFKPGVTLAQYAADLPRTRMVGENEGTVTMQTAAGYAVKTPDGVWIDEQ
- a CDS encoding acid phosphatase: MNHHAWIRFTPIAVAAALALTACGGDDVQQQGLSAVKNVVVIYAENRSFDNLYGNFPGANGLQNVTAASAQQKDRNGQPLATLPKIWGGLTAKGVTPAVTEAMTENLPNAPFAIDDPNGFNTSMSVTTRDLYHRFYENQMQINGGKNDMFAAWADSGGLVMGHYTADASKLPLWKIAQQYTLADNFFMGAFGGSFLNHQYLICACAPYYANADKSPAAGSISAVNADGKSLQLASNSPASALAGAPKFVNSGNLTPDFYAVNTMQPPYQPSGNKAAAGGDPNLADPSAATTLPPQTQQNIGDLLTNAGVSWAWYGGAWGQALQAAQSGTANVIYGPNMTAPNFQPHHQPFNYYANQAPGTANRAQHLLDGGTDGSAFIQAIDAGTLPQVAFYKPQGNLNEHAGYTDVASGDQHIANVIAHLQASPQWKNMVVVVTYDENGGFWDHVAPPKGDRWGPGTRIPAIIVSPYAKKGFVDHTQYDTASILRFITRRFSLPRLPGLQQRDDALKANGAPAMGDLTNALELSPNL
- a CDS encoding cytochrome-c peroxidase translates to MKLRLPRTGALVRPWRRAGRALALAAALAAVAGCDAQPGAGAALAQPAGASGAAQRAAAPASAAAGDGAPLVATNRPQTRAQVYEGVRRMTALGKQLFFDPTLSGSGKLACASCHSPEHAFGPPNALSVQLGGDDMRRAGFRAVPSLKYLQGVPPFAEHFHDSDDEGDESVDAGPTGGLTWDGRVDTGAAQARIPLTSPFEMNSSPAKVARAVRAAPYADAFRAVFGANVLDDDRATFDAVLRALGTFEQTPSLFAPYTSKYDAYLAGRAQLTPAELHGLQLFNDEKKGNCASCHVSQRALDGTPPQFSDFGLIAIAVPRNRALPVNRDPRFYDLGACGPERTDLKGRDEFCGLFRTPSLRNVALRKTFFHNGVYHSLEDVMHFYAERDIHPEKFYPVVHGRVQRYDDLPTRYWTNINREPPFDRKPGDRPALDEAEIKDVIAFLNTLTDGYQPAATQARR
- a CDS encoding NUDIX hydrolase; amino-acid sequence: MRRSGAPRTVSCGVVILDAAGRVFLAHATDTTHWDIPKGQGEPGESPRDAALRELREETGIEIAPERLVDLGRFAYRHDKDLHLFAVRVAPDEIDLARCTCTSLFPSRRDGSPIPEMDAYRWTDPADVDAYASRSLARLFHTTLPLAELHRRLSDA
- a CDS encoding glutamine--tRNA ligase/YqeY domain fusion protein; translated protein: MSTERNDAPAASNFIRNIIDDDNRTGKWGGRVETRFPPEPNGYLHIGHAKSICLNFSIARDYGGVCHLRFDDTNPEKESIEYVDSIVDAVRWLGFDWRKDAVDHQYFASDYYDKLYEFAELLIKRGKAYVDSQSADEMRANRGSLTEPGKPSPFRDRTPDENLDLFRRMKAGEFKEGEHVLRAKIDMASPNMNMRDPVIYRIRYAHHYRTGDAWCVYPMYDYTHCISDALEGITHSLCTLEFEDHRPLYDWVLNELADAGIFTRPLPQQIEFSRLNLTYAITSKRKLLQLVTEGHVDGWDDPRMPTIVGIRRRGFTPESIHLFCERIGVTKVDSWIDMSVFEGALRDDLDDKAPRTVAVLDPLKLIIDNYPEGQEEACTAPVHPHHPDRGVRTFPISRELWIEREDFAEQPPKGYFRLFPGNKVRLRYGYVVECTGFDKDADGNVTAVHCNYFPDSKSGTDGANNYKVKGNIHWVSAKHAQPAEVRIYDRLFKEPHPDAGGANFLDALNPDSKKIVHAFVEPGAGDVAPETRLQFERHGYFVADRVDSKPGKPVFNRIVGLRDSWGKPA
- a CDS encoding glycine zipper 2TM domain-containing protein, which codes for MMKKTTFVVRAAVIVAVLSQLGACAMTHTQRNAGIGAAAGGALGYLITGGPLGTVAGAAAGGIVGANVR
- a CDS encoding RBBP9/YdeN family alpha/beta hydrolase, whose translation is MNDPLVFVLPGYGDSGPLHWQSRWARADARYVRVAMPDWERAFRNGWCLALDRAVRTAPGPVLLAAHSLGTLTAAWWATRYARPDTLAKVRGALLVALPDPSGPAFPADAHGFGPVPLERLPFPTRVVASSDDPYGSLAFARNCAQAWGSVFHELGPRGHINADSGLGDWPDARGWLDALAQRG